The following proteins are encoded in a genomic region of Nycticebus coucang isolate mNycCou1 chromosome 17, mNycCou1.pri, whole genome shotgun sequence:
- the LOC128568961 gene encoding cytochrome c oxidase subunit NDUFA4-like, translated as MLRQILGQAKKHLSLIPLFVFIGAGGTGEALYVLCLALFNPDVSWDRKNNPEPWNKLGPTDQYKFYSVNVDYSKLKKEGPDF; from the coding sequence ATGCTTCGCCAGATCCTCGGTCAGGCCAAGAAGCATCTGAGCCTGATTCCCCTCTTCGTATTTATTGGAGCCGGAGGTACTGGAGAGGCACTGTATGTCTTGTGTCTGGCATTGTTCAATCCAGATGTCAGTTGGGACAGAAAGAATAATCCAGAACCATGGAACAAACTGGGTCCCACTGATCAATACAAGTTCTACTCAGTGAATGTGGATTATAGCAAACTGAAGAAAGAGGGTCCAGACTTCTAA